Proteins co-encoded in one Nicotiana sylvestris chromosome 7, ASM39365v2, whole genome shotgun sequence genomic window:
- the LOC104247162 gene encoding endoglucanase 8-like, with protein MARNSCCFPAGFPSFPLTLALIFFLSVNLLRHCSAGGHDYRDALRKSILFFEGQRSGKLPPDQRIKWRKDSALHDGASAGVDLTGGYYDAGDNVKFVFPMAFTTTLLSWSIIDFKRNIGSELGNAVKAVKWATDFLLKATAKEGVIYVQVGDAFSDHSCWERPEDMDTLRTVYKIDQNHPGSDVAGEIAAALAAASIVFRSLDSSYSSLLLDRAVKVFEFANRHRGAYSSSLHSAVCPFYCDFDGYQDELLWGAAWLHKATRRRQYREYIVKNEVILRAGDTINEFGWDNKHAGINVLISKEVLMGRAPDLKSFQVNADAFICSILPGISHPQVQYSPGGLIVKPGVCNMQHVTSLSFLLLAYSNYLSHANHAVPCGSMSATPALLKHIAKRQVDYILGDNPQRMSYMVGYGPRYPLRIHHRGSSLPSVAAHPAQIGCKGGSNYFFSPNPNPNRLIGAVVGGPNITDSFPDARPFFQESEPTTYVNAPLVGLLAYFSAHP; from the exons ATGGCGCGAAATAGTTGCTGCTTTCCGGCAGGTTTCCCGTCATTTCCCCTCACTCTAGCTCTCATTTTCTTCCTCTCCGTCAATCTCCTCCGGCATTGCTCTGCCGGTGGCCATGACTACCGCGACGCCCTCCGAAAAAGCATCCTCTTCTTCGAAGGCCAACGCTCCGGCAAACTTCCGCCCGACCAACGTATTAAGTGGCGTAAAGACTCCGCCTTGCACGATGGCGCCTCCGCCGGA GTGGACTTGACAGGAGGTTACTATGATGCCGGAGACAACGTCAAATTCGTGTTTCCAATGGCGTTCACTACTACATTGTTGTCGTGGAGCATAATAGACTTCAAAAGGAACATCGGTAGTGAGCTTGGAAACGCCGTGAAAGCAGTGAAATGGGCGACGGATTTCTTGTTAAAAGCCACGGCTAAAGAAGGCGTCATATATGTACAAGTGGGTGATGCATTTTCTGACCATAGTTGTTGGGAAAGGCCAGAAGATATGGACACTTTGAGAACTGTTTACAAGATTGACCAGAATCATCCCGGATCAGACGTCGCCGGTGAAATCGCTGCCGCTTTAGCCGCCGCCTCGATTGTTTTCCGGTCACTTGACTCTTCTTACTCTAGTCTCCTACTTGATCGTGCCGTTAAA GTTTTCGAGTTTGCCAACAGGCACAGAGGTGCATACAGCTCCAGTTTGCACTCTGCAGTTTGCCCTTTTTACTGTGATTTTGATGGATACCAG GACGAATTGCTTTGGGGTGCGGCGTGGCTACATAAAGCAACAAGGAGGCGCCAATACAGAGAGTACATAGTGAAAAACGAGGTTATATTAAGAGCTGGAGACACAATTAATGAATTCGGTTGGGATAATAAACACGCAGGGATTAATGTCCTCATTTCCAAG GAGGTGTTGATGGGAAGAGCACCCGATCTGAAATCCTTTCAAGTAAATGCAGATGCATTCATCTGCTCAATACTACCTGGAATTTCTCATCCCCAAGTGCAATATTCTCCAG GTGGACTCATTGTCAAACCTGGCGTTTGTAACATGCAGCATGTGACATCCTTGTCCTTCCTACTGCTGGCTTACTCTAATTATCTAAGCCACGCCAATCATGCCGTGCCATGTGGCTCCATGTCAGCCACCCCTGCTCTCCTCAAACACATTGCCAAACGTCAG GTGGATTACATTCTTGGAGATAATCCTCAAAGAATGTCATACATGGTGGGGTATGGTCCACGTTACCCATTAAGGATTCACCACAGAGGCAGCTCTTTACCATCAGTGGCGGCCCATCCAGCCCAAATTGGGTGTAAAGGAGggtccaattatttcttctcaccaaatccaaatccaaatcgcTTGATTGGTGCTGTTGTTGGTGGGCCTAATATCACTGATTCCTTCCCAGACGCAAGGCCTTTCTTTCAGGAGTCAGAGCCCACTACTTACGTTAATGCGCCATTGGTGGGCCTTTTGGCTTACTTTTCAGCCCATCCTTGA